From the genome of Caloenas nicobarica isolate bCalNic1 chromosome 14, bCalNic1.hap1, whole genome shotgun sequence:
ATGCTGGTGGGCCCAGTCGCAGTCTTAACACTGATGGCAAAGAAGCAATTCTTTTGTGTGCTGTCCCTGATGAGGAAGGTGCCCTCGGGCTCAGACTTCAGCTTCTCATGGGCAGCACTGACAGTCAGAGGTCCCCAGTAGAAGCCACAGGCATCCAGCAGGCTGCTTGCTCGAGTGATGCTACTGAAATCCGCTTGCGAGCGAAAGGTTCGGAAGTGCGTGTTGCTCTGTGCCTGCACAGTGCTGGGCCGGCCGGGGCCGTGGTAGCCTCGAGCCTGCGAACGATCCCGTGCTGGAGGGTCAAGTAGACGTCTCGGGTCTGCTGCAACTGCATTATCTGCTGACACCTTGCTGTGCGCTACCATCCTACAGCCTAGACCAGCGGATGCGGTCTTCCATAGCGTCAGTGGCTACGGCagggcagctttccagcagctATTCTGAAATGCCAAAGAGAGACAAAATGTGAGATCcccagagaaaagcagctgtggTCTCTGAATGACCAAGTTTTCTATTCACATGCCTCCCACccattataaaataataaaatattcatttgccAATTTACACTGGGCAAATGACTGCTTGCTTTCTGACAAGACTACCAGTCTATCACTATGGCAAAGTCCAAAAGCtccaaaaatatttagcaatgatcacggaaagggttgtgaagcagtggaacaggcttcccagggaagtggttgagtcactgtccctggaggtgtttaaaagacttatagatgaggttcttagggacacgggttagtgccagagttaggttatggttggactctatgatcttgagggtcttttccaaccaaaatgattctatgattaacaGCTAAGGAGGATAACGCGGTTTCCCTGCTGTGAGCCCACAGACGCATATCAGGACCCAGAGTGAAGCGCCAGGACCCTCTCAGTGAGAAGTTGTCTTGTGCACACTCCATCAGATTCTCAGGTTCCAGAGAACAAAGCAACAAGGTTTTACAACTGAGTGAGTGACCAATTTCTCTGCAtctccctctttcccctccccGATGCCAACATCATTTGATGCATTGTGTGAAAAAGGGAAAGTGGAGGAAGGAAATGTAAACTGCAGCTGGGAATGTCTCCAGATGATTGGGGAAGAGGGTGAGGCAAATAGGTGCCATTGTATGACTGAAGCGTAATCTGGAAGGGCTGCCTGTAGCACTGCCAGTTTACACAGTAATCCTAAAACTACCTCCATCTCTCCTGTTAACCCGAGGCTCAGCCATAAATCCCACTCCCCCAACTTTCCCTTGGGGCAGCAATACTACAGCCTCAGTAGCTTACACAAATCAACCTCTATGAACCCTTAAAGCATTACTCCTcagtctgtctctctctctcttttttgtatTACATGCACTTTAAGTGGCCCAATCTAAATTGCTTCCTATTGATATATCTTTCAGCGTGAGGGACTAAATTCATCCCTCGTGTTGCTTCAAAGGAATTAGCAGCGCTGCACCAGGAATGAGTTTGGCCTGAAATGTCTCCCTCTGACAGTGTGGTTCGATACATCTCCGCTGGCTGCCTTGACCTTACTGGCAAGCATAGATTTTAGGGTTTATCCCTATAGTCATATATagatctgcagcagcagcttgttGAGAAACCTTGAAGTATTCTCAGAAATGAATCCCTCAGCTATCTTAAAGTTCAGGGTAACATGCTAATGAGGAATTCAAAGAAAGGATGCAGCTGTATTCCTGTCTGTGCTCATTTAAAAATTTGATGTTTGGTTTTagggaaacaatttttttttttttttttttttttttacaatgagggtggtaaaatactggcccaggttggccagagaggtggtcgatgctccatccctggagacatcccaggccaggctggatggggctctgagcaacctgagctggtgcagatgtccctgctcatggcaggggtggcactgggggagctgggaaggtcctttcaacccaaactgttctgtgattcattTTGGTGGTCATGTTACCTCCTCATATAGCAAAGAGGGTTATAAAACCCTTATGCAGGCAACAGGCTGAAAGTAGCATTGAGCTTTCTTTGCACAGACGAAGGAAACTGATGTCAGTTTTTCCAATTAGTGGGCCAGGATTATCGCTCAGtatttaacaaaaattaaatctcaAGGCACGCTGGTGAGAAATAACCACTAAGCCCGACTTTTAAAAACCGCAGCGCTCCCTTGCAGAAGACACGCCTCGCCAAGAGTTTGCGGTGCCTTTCCAGAGGGCACGGAGCAAACACGGGGCACGCCAGCCTTCAGAGCCTGAAAGCCAGAGCTGGCGGCCGGTACAAGAGTTGCCTGGCCTCGGCCGGAGCAGACCCttcggcggggcccggccgcgcTCCAGCCCGGGGGCTGCTCCGGTCCCCACCGCGTGGCGAGGGCGCGGGGTCCTTGCAGACGAGCGGTGCCGTGCAAAAACCACTGCgtgctcactttttttttccctcccccgtCCTGCTACAGCTGGCACCAGAGCTCCGACTTGAGCACGGACACGGAGTCAAAacgggaggggaaaaaaaaaaaaaacaacaaaaaacccacacggaaaaaaaaaaaaaaaacacccaaaaaacaaccacagaaAAGGCACCCtcgccccccaccccccagccaGCCCGCTCTTGCCCAGCAGGCAGGGCTCCCTTGTCGTGCCTCCGAAATCTGCCCTCTCCGAACCGCGGCTCAGGAGCGTTTCGGTGCACGTCGCGGTTCGCGAGGCCCCCCCGGTAACGAGCCCCCTCTTACCTCGGCCCGGGGCTCCGCGGGCGGGCGCCGTCCCCGGAGCGCGCAGCGGGGCgcgggctgcgggcaggggcgCGCCGGGCCCGGCGCAGCGGCGGCGGTTAGTGctggccggggcgggcggccgaGCATCCTCCGCGCGGGGGCCCTGCCTGGCGCCGCAGCGAGCCGGGGCtcccgcggggcgggcgggcgggcggcagctCCAGCGCTCTGAGCCCGCTCATCGCCTCTGCTTTCTATTTAACGCGGCGGCGCTTCCCTGCGGCTCCTTCCCCGCCTTCTCGGAAAACACGTGGCCTTCGCTTCACTTTCGCTTTCCGAATGAGTCAATGCTGAGCCGTGTCTGGGCTACCAGCCGAGCGCCCGGAGCTGCCGGAGCGCCACGGGCAGCGCCGGTcccgggcaggagctgctcccgcTGCGGAACCCCGGCGGTGGGGCCGCGGCTGCGCCCCCGCGGGCTCCCCGCCCGGTGCTGCTGGTGGTCTCCGGCCTCGGGTGACCCCGTTTCTTCTGTCCGACTACATCtggttttacttttcttctttgtgtttttatGGACGGCCCCAGCGAGGCGGCGGTGCCCGTGGgtggcggcgggcgcggggccaGGCCGGCCTGCAGGAGGCGCTGCTGGGGCGCCGAGCACACGAGGGCTCGGGGGGACACGCGAGGTAGGTGGTGAATGAGGCTCTGAGCGGGCGGCTGGCTCGAAACGTGCGGAAAAAATGGcgagaaaagcaagcaagcaagcgATGTGGGGAGTCGTAAGGTGAAGATAGCGGCTCTCCTCAAAGCTAGCAGGTCAGCATGGACAGAACAGGGGAGAGGACCTAATATGTATCTTTAGTGTCCAAGACAGGGGACAAATTTAGAccaataataattttaaagtgagaaaaacatTCAGAGAAGTCTATGATCATTCCACTGAGAGGGCTGTGCAGATGCTACACTGGGTTTTGAGTTCTCAAAACAGAATTTCCCTGGGGTTTTCTACAGGGCAATCAGATTTCAAAGTAACTGTTCAAATCCCCAGCTGTATTTATAACCTTGCCAAGAGCCAGTGCAGGAGGCTTGGGATGCTGTTCTGCTCACCCAGAGGGAGATTTGAAACCCCAAGTACCAAACCAGTGTCTTAGGTGCTCTCTTAAGCAGGCCCCAGTAAAGTGTGTTTTCCTCCAAAGAAGGTATTTCTTAAAGTGGTCACCAGCATCTGTTTAAAAGGCCAATAAGTGTTTCTTTTGATTATTCCTTGTATTTTCGGAAACCAAGTGTCCTAATATGTACCTTGCGTGGTAATTCATTTGCGTACATGTGCAAAAATACGGAAACTTTGTGAAGAATTCCACTGCCTCTTGAATGTGGAATCAGTACATGAAAGTATTACTTCCAGAGCATATGTGATTGGAGGCATGCGGTATGACATACAGGTTTTGCAGTCAGAATGCTTCTTTGCatcaggagcagagggaggatgTTTATCCTCTTGCagttgtcgtggtttaacctcAGCCGGCAACTtagcaccacacagccactcactcatcCCCCCTCATGGGCtggagagaattggaagggtaaaagtgagaaaacacgTGAgctaaagacagtttaataggtaaagcagaAGCCCTGTGCATAAGCAGAGCAAAACAAGGACTTCATTCCCCACTTCCCAgtgcaggcaggtgttcagcatctccaggacagccggGCTCCATCATGCCTGACAGTAACTTGGGAAGACGAAATGCCTTAACTGAGAACATCCCCctgcttcctccttcttctccagctgttattgctgagcatgatgccATGTGgtctggaatatccctttggtcgCTGGGAtctgctgtcccagctgtgccccctcccagcttcttgtgcacctggcacagcatgagaagctgaaaagtccttgtgTACTTGACAACAACTAACaaatcagtgtattatcaacattattctaaTTCTAAAGCCAAAACACATCActgtaccagctactaggaagaaattAGCTCTGTCCCAGCTGAAGCCAGGGCAGCAGTCAACATGATGTTTTGTGAGGatggaaaggaaatgtttctgtcaGATGATTAAGGGGACAGGGGCTGGCAAGGACTCATGAATTGTCCTTTGGGATGAAGTTGAGGGACTGCATTTCCTGCTTTGAGACTGGatattctttttaaagttcAGTGTGATCACCGACTGAATTTACCTAATGGCAGTACAGCACCTCACGGTAGGTGAACCTGGAAATCTCTAACTGGGCTTTGGCCACAAAAGTTTACTGCTTATGCTTTGTCATGTGAGAGTAGTTGTCATGAATCTGG
Proteins encoded in this window:
- the SOCS1 gene encoding suppressor of cytokine signaling 1, which encodes MVAHSKVSADNAVAADPRRLLDPPARDRSQARGYHGPGRPSTVQAQSNTHFRTFRSQADFSSITRASSLLDACGFYWGPLTVSAAHEKLKSEPEGTFLIRDSTQKNCFFAISVKTATGPTSIRINFQTGRFSLDGSKETFDCLFKLLEHYLRSPRKVLVTPLRKVRVQPLQELCRKSIVKTFGRENLNQIPLNPVLKDYLKSFPFQI